The Montipora foliosa isolate CH-2021 chromosome 14, ASM3666993v2, whole genome shotgun sequence genome window below encodes:
- the LOC137984837 gene encoding uncharacterized protein, whose protein sequence is MQYITVDQIIRMISSYGLGALIAKFDVEAAYRNIAVHPSDRYLLGMRWRKHYYVDLALPFGLRSAPYIFNSVADMVEWILLHTHNVSALLHYLDDFITAGPPDTNQCAENLATSIAVCRSLGLPLHPDKCIGPSTRLVVLGIELDSVAQVACLPSDKLLALQVLLQSWRNRRWCTRRELESLIGHLHHAAKVVWPGRTFLRRMINLLQCFRKRDHPIRLNSEFHLDLQWWLQFLSSWHGVYFWLFPGMSATPDLEVTSDASGSLGFGAYFNGEWFSGAWVSSQASHSIAYKELFPIIIAAHVWGPHFARRHVSTPGSVASSVHSTSSPGRIDWLSLERQCQFLLAHGLADSTRRSYASGQRKFVNFCAHLGKLHPSGSPCPTDEWTLCLFATFLAGSVQHSSIKVYLSAVRALHIEEGFPDPLVNCLRLQRVLRGIKRTQGSPEAQRLPITDHILMIIFRSLDLSIFDHCMFWAACNLAYFGFLRSAEFTVPNLASFTPALHLSVGDISVDSDANPSCLRVRIKASKTDPFRKGCFVHIGRGRFPLCALQAVLAYLAVRGNSGGPLFLFQDGRPLTRAVLTARLREILAGAGVSGNFSSHSFRIGAATVAARNGIPDHLIQALGRWCSSAYQSYIRTPSESLASLSSHLASGSVGS, encoded by the exons ATGCAATACATCACGGTTGATCAGATCATTCGTATGATCTCAAGCTATGGCTTAGGTGCCCTGATTGCTAAATTCGATGTTGAGGCAGCCTACCGCAACATAGCTGTCCATCCATCTGATCGATATCTCTTGGGTATGAGATGGCGGAAGCACTATTATGTTGATTTAGCGTTACCATTTGGCCTCCGCTCTGCTCCTTATATTTTCAATTCTGTGGCGGACATGGTGGAGTGGATTCTCCTACATACACACAATGTTTCTGCGCTGTTACATTATTTAGACGATTTTATTACTGCAGGACCGCCAGATACTAACCAATGTGCTGAGAACTTAGCCACTTCCATAGCTGTTTGCCGTTCCTTAGGACTTCCACTCCACCCGGATAAGTGCATTGGCCCGTCCACGCGTTTAGTTGTTTTGGGCATTGAGTTAGACTCAGTGGCTCAGGTGGCCTGCCTCCCCTCGGACAAGCTCCTTGCTTTACAGGTGCTGCTGCAGTCGTGGCGGAATCGTCGCTGGTGTACTCGGCGCGAACTGGAGTCCCTCATTGGCCACTTACATCATGCCGCCAAGGTCGTGTGGCCCGGTCGTACCTTCCTGCGTCGTATGATCAATCTGCTCCAGTGTTTTCGTAAACGGGACCATCCAATCCGCCTGAATTCTGAATTTCACCTGGATCTTCAGTGGTGGCTTCAGTTTTTGTCCTCTTGGCATGGCGTCTATTTTTGGTTGTTTCCCGGCATGTCGGCCACCCCTGACCTCGAAGTTACATCGGACGCATCCGGTTCCCTTGGCTTTGGTGCTTACTTCAATGGGGAGTGGTTCAGCGGCGCATGGGTTTCTTCTCAAGCCTCTCACTCTATCGCCTATAAAGAGTTGTTCCCGATTATCATTGCCGCTCATGTTTGGGGGCCCCACTTCGCCAGGCGCCAT GTTAGCACCCCAGGCTCAGTCGCTTCCAGTGTTCATTCCACCTCATCTCCTGGAAGAATTGATTGGCTCTCATTAGAGCGGCAGTGCCAGTTCCTGTTAGCCCATGGTTTGGCTGACTCCACCCGGAGATCTTACGCATCTGGCCAGAGGAAATTTGTCAACTTCTGTGCGCATTTGGGCAAGTTGCATCCCAGTGGCTCCCCGTGCCCCACCGATGAATGGACATTGTGCCTCTTTGCCACTTTTCTGGCGGGATCGGTTCAGCACTCTTCGATTAAAGTTTACCTTTCAGCAGTTCGTGCCCTGCATATCGAAGAAGGCTTCCCAGACCCTCTGGTGAACTGTCTACGTTTGCAGCGAGTTCTTCGTGGGATCAAACGGACCCAAGGTTCCCCTGAGGCTCAGCGCCTTCCTATTACGGATCACATTTTGATGATCATCTTTAGGTCTTTGGATTTATCAATTTTCGACCACTGCATGTTTTGGGCCGCCTGCAACCTAGCATATTTCGGCTTCCTCCGATCTGCTGAATTTACTGTTCCTAATTTGGCTAGTTTCACCCCGGCACTCCACTTAAGTGTCGGTGACATTTCGGTAGACTCTGACGCCAATCCTTCCTGCCTGCGCGTGCGGATTAAGGCCTCCAAGACTGACCCTTTTCGGAAAGGCTGCTTTGTCCACATTGGCCGGGGACGCTTTCCTCTGTGCGCCCTTCAAGCTGTTTTGGCCTATTTGGCTGTGAGAGGGAACTCGGGTGGCcctctctttcttttccaggATGGTCGGCCCCTAACTCGCGCTGTCCTCACTGCTCGTCTCAGAGAAATCCTTGCTGGAGCGGGTGTGTCGGGCAATTTCTCCAGTCACAGTTTTCGCATTGGTGCGGCCACGGTGGCAGCTCGCAACGGCATCCCCGATCACCTTATTCAGGCCTTGGGTCGTTGGTGTAGTTCAGCTTACCAGTCGTACATTCGCACTCCATCCGAGTCATTGGCTTCCCTCTCTTCTCATCTCGCGTCTGGCTCAGTTGGCTCGTGA
- the LOC137984636 gene encoding glycogenin-1-like has product MEGSHPQKTEKGSRRAVCFLAFVPTTIFLIMLVVWRPLLLPYFFRYVRLIVSEVASDHQRFLDNEVQLASKEWRLYQLETKYGQQWCKENVETRSDVTWLTVVVNDAFIVPTLVLGHSIRTFSCQKKMIAFISEDLSEASVKALQGVGWETRLVEEMDCNWLDDKIGGDRNSGVFGKPRGKRIRGTHTRFHAWNYTEFSKIIYVDADVMLMSNIDELFDIPDDFGATPCARPGAIDPCFNAGLMVFRPDSNHYNQIMETWFETTKRDTCIHDQDLLTIYFVDAGNWKALPYSYNVRISLFRPMKTFHFACCRPPKPWSAICRPSRKEAEDFDGPITDVDQMGLLFWKNFYELLEKYKLELWWKSTQFFRPQQEFGNMLFAECWRQIRAAKY; this is encoded by the coding sequence ATGGAGGGGAGTCACCcacaaaagacagaaaagggATCGCGTCGAGCAGTTTGCTTTCTAGCTTTTGTTCCAACAACGATTTTCTTGATAATGCTTGTTGTATGGAGACCACTCTTGCTGCCATATTTTTTCAGATACGTCAGGTTGATTGTTTCAGAGGTTGCAAGTGATCACCAGAGATTCTTAGACAACGAGGTACAATTGGCCTCGAAAGAATGGCGATTGTACCAGTTGGAGACTAAATATGGCCAgcagtggtgcaaagaaaacgtCGAAACAAGAAGCGATGTAACATGGCTTACAGTGGTGGTAAACGATGCATTTATTGTACCAACTTTGGTATTAGGTCACTCTATACGCACATTTTCATGTCAAAAGAAGATGATTGCATTTATTTCTGAGGATCTTAGCGAGGCCTCAGTGAAAGCTCTCCAGGGTGTTGGCTGGGAAACTCGCTTAGTGGAAGAAATGGACTGCAACTGGCTGGATGACAAAATTGGTGGCGATCGAAACAGTGGTGTTTTCGGAAAGCCTCGTGGAAAAAGAATAAGAGGAACGCATACACGTTTCCATGCATGGAATTACACAGAATTTTCCAAGATCATTTATGTTGATGCAGATGTTATGTTAATGAGTAATATTGACGAGTTATTTGACATTCCTGATGACTTCGGGGCAACGCCTTGTGCTAGACCGGGTGCAATCGATCCTTGCTTCAATGCAGGGCTTATGGTGTTTCGACCAGATAGCAACCATTACAACCAAATTATGGAAACCTGGTTTGAAACCACCAAAAGAGATACTTGCATTCATGATCAAGACTTGCTAACCATATATTTTGTTGATGCTGGTAACTGGAAAGCCTTACCCTATTCATACAATGTCAGAATTTCTCTTTTTCGTCCCATGAAGACTTTTCATTTTGCATGCTGCCGACCTCCCAAACCATGGTCAGCCATCTGCCGCCCAAGCAGAAAAGAGGCTGAAGATTTTGACGGGCCAATCACAGATGTGGACCAGATGGGACTACTTTTCTGGAAGAATTTCTATGAACTTTTGGAAAAATACAAGTTAGAACTGTGGTGGAAATCAACACAGTTTTTCAGGCCACAGCAAGAATTTGGAAACATGCTTTTTGCTGAATGCTGGAGGCAAATACGTGCAGCAAAATACTAG